AAGTGACTATGCGGATTATATAACAGCAAGGACAAATAAAGAAGGAGTCCAATTTATTAAAGATTTGTTCCCTAATAAGATTGTCAAAGAATTTGATTTGGTTAAATCTAAAACGCAAGCAAGAGATAATGCTTTACATCTAGATTGTTGTTTTCAATCAGTTGGTCTAAATAAAGGAATAATTTATAAAGGCGGATTTAGATCTGAAGCAGATTATATGTATTTAGTAGATTTATTCGGAGAAGACAATTTATTTCATATTACAAGAGAGGAAATGTATCATATGAATTCGAATATATTTTCAATAGATACAAATGTGGTAGTCTCGGAAAGAAATTTTACAAGACTAAATGACTGGTTAAGATCGAATGGATTTATTGTGGAAGAAATTCCATATGCAGAAATTTCTAAACAAGAAGGTTTGTTGAGATGTTCGACTTTGCCATTAATTAGAGAATAATTTACAGTAGAGATGCATGGTAGTGCGTCTCAATAATTTAAAATAATCAAAATGAAACAAACAACTAATTCTATTTTAATGATTCGCCCGGTGGCGTTTCGTATGAATGAACAAACGGCTGTAAATAATTATTATCAAAAAGTGCTGGATGGACTTTTACCAGCAACAGTAAATGCTAAAGCACAACAAGAATTTGACACTTTTGTTGAAAAACTGAGAGCTGTTGGTGTTGATGTTACGGTTGTGGATGATACTTTAAATCCAGATACACCAGATAGTATTTTTCCAAATAACTGGGTTTCTTTTCATGAAAATGGAGATGTGGCTCTTTACCCTATGTTTGCCGAAAATCGTCGTGTGGAACGTCGTGAGGAAATTTTGGATGATTTAGAAGAAAAAGGATTTAAAATCGAAAATATTGTTGATTATACTTCTGCTGAAGAAGATGGTTTTTTCTTGGAAGGAACAGGAAGTCTACTTCTTGATAGAGCCAATGAAAAAGCATATTGTGCATTATCTCCTAGAGCCGATGAAGAGTTGTTTATAGAATTCTGTGAAGACTTTGATTATGCACCTGTTTTATT
The Flavobacterium sp. WC2421 genome window above contains:
- a CDS encoding dimethylarginine dimethylaminohydrolase family protein translates to MLELKVNNETSKLRAVVLGTAVSNGPTPSIDEAYDPKSLEHILAGTYPVEEDMVAEMEAFHAVLKKYQVTVFRPELIDNCNQIFTRDIGFVIDDTFIKSNILPDREMELDAIQYIIDQINPIKVVRPPENVHIEGGDVMLWNNYIFVGTYKGSDYADYITARTNKEGVQFIKDLFPNKIVKEFDLVKSKTQARDNALHLDCCFQSVGLNKGIIYKGGFRSEADYMYLVDLFGEDNLFHITREEMYHMNSNIFSIDTNVVVSERNFTRLNDWLRSNGFIVEEIPYAEISKQEGLLRCSTLPLIRE
- the ctlX gene encoding citrulline utilization hydrolase CtlX; protein product: MKQTTNSILMIRPVAFRMNEQTAVNNYYQKVLDGLLPATVNAKAQQEFDTFVEKLRAVGVDVTVVDDTLNPDTPDSIFPNNWVSFHENGDVALYPMFAENRRVERREEILDDLEEKGFKIENIVDYTSAEEDGFFLEGTGSLLLDRANEKAYCALSPRADEELFIEFCEDFDYAPVLFEAFQTVNGERKLIYHTNVMMCLGETFAVICADCIDDKKERKMVLENLKKDGKEIILITEAQVNNFAGNMLEVRGADDKRYLVMSAAAHQSLKPKQIEQLEKHATILSSSLDTIEACGGGSARCMMAEIFLPRV